The following proteins come from a genomic window of Streptomyces sp. GS7:
- a CDS encoding PP2C family protein-serine/threonine phosphatase, translating to MAEPEIDYAAVFQALPGAVALLTPQLIYADANEGFLRTLGRTREQVIGSYLPDDFRDNPDAPAAAVTPNVQASLLRVAETGERDIMAVQRADLEDPERPGVRDERYWTWINTPVFGPDGRVALLLHRVEEVTELIRAREVALSLQEAMLPASRPVGRHQAAVRYRPAVDTLHVCGDWYDLVDLPGDCIAIAVGDVVGHGLPAAKVMGQLRSALSAACRAVDGPDRALEVLGLYARSVAGAENTTVATTFIDWDTHTVTYSSAGHPPPALLQRDGTVEFLDQATDPPLGARPEHAPRPQATVPFAEGDVLALYTDGLIERRREDIDTGLARLADSLARHQAAAPETLADALLADLLPPGGVTDDTALVIERL from the coding sequence GTGGCGGAACCGGAGATCGACTACGCGGCCGTGTTCCAGGCCCTTCCCGGCGCGGTGGCACTGCTGACCCCGCAGCTGATCTACGCGGACGCCAACGAGGGGTTCCTGCGCACCTTGGGCCGCACCCGCGAGCAGGTCATCGGCAGCTACCTGCCCGACGACTTCCGCGACAACCCGGACGCCCCTGCCGCGGCCGTCACACCCAACGTTCAGGCATCACTGCTCCGGGTGGCGGAAACCGGTGAGCGCGACATCATGGCGGTGCAGCGCGCCGACCTGGAGGATCCCGAACGGCCCGGGGTACGGGACGAGCGGTACTGGACCTGGATCAACACTCCCGTCTTCGGTCCGGACGGGCGGGTGGCGCTGCTGCTGCACCGGGTGGAGGAGGTCACCGAACTCATCCGCGCCCGCGAAGTCGCGCTGAGCCTGCAAGAGGCCATGCTGCCCGCTTCCCGCCCGGTCGGGCGCCACCAGGCGGCCGTACGCTACCGGCCCGCCGTCGACACGCTGCACGTGTGCGGCGACTGGTACGACCTGGTCGACCTGCCCGGCGACTGCATCGCGATCGCCGTCGGCGACGTTGTCGGCCACGGCCTGCCTGCGGCGAAAGTCATGGGACAACTGCGCAGCGCGCTCAGCGCCGCCTGCCGCGCCGTCGACGGTCCCGACAGGGCCCTGGAGGTCCTCGGGCTGTACGCCCGCTCCGTCGCCGGCGCCGAGAACACCACGGTGGCCACGACGTTCATCGACTGGGACACCCACACCGTCACCTACAGCAGCGCCGGCCACCCGCCACCCGCCCTCCTGCAGCGGGACGGCACGGTGGAGTTCCTGGACCAGGCCACCGACCCACCACTCGGCGCTCGCCCTGAACACGCCCCCCGGCCCCAGGCCACCGTGCCCTTCGCCGAGGGCGACGTCCTCGCGCTGTACACCGACGGCCTGATCGAACGCCGCCGCGAAGACATCGACACCGGCCTCGCGCGGCTCGCCGATTCCCTGGCTCGCCACCAGGCGGCCGCCCCCGAAACCCTCGCCGACGCCCTGCTGGCCGACCTGCTCCCGCCCGGCGGAGTCACCGACGACACCGCCCTGGTCATCGAGCGCCTATGA
- a CDS encoding DUF998 domain-containing protein: MPNATRTGARAPYEPHLDQLAPLAGREACAAVMFAVAALLYNWWLLEFLLPTGLDPRHSYVSELYAADQPFRWLFGGLESFCAVLVVTGSLLALRAVPGRWARLGWLAMVGQGMSSLADVLLPMACAPSAEPGCEAVHPWHTATSAFAHFFLFASMVLLSRAASRDRRRLPLIRRWGTRVLALALPAAVLTVGPLLGHPGWHGVPQRTHLTLVGVWFVLLSAELARAARRSGRTLLAPTRGTVRRH, translated from the coding sequence GTGCCGAACGCCACGAGGACCGGTGCCCGCGCACCGTACGAGCCGCACCTGGACCAGCTCGCCCCCCTGGCCGGCCGGGAGGCATGCGCGGCGGTCATGTTCGCCGTCGCCGCGCTGCTCTACAACTGGTGGCTGCTGGAGTTCCTGCTGCCCACCGGCCTCGATCCACGGCACTCCTATGTCAGCGAGCTCTATGCCGCCGACCAGCCGTTCCGCTGGCTCTTCGGTGGCCTGGAGAGCTTCTGCGCCGTGCTGGTCGTCACCGGCTCACTGCTCGCCCTCCGCGCGGTACCCGGCCGCTGGGCACGCCTCGGCTGGCTGGCCATGGTCGGCCAGGGCATGTCCTCCCTGGCGGACGTCCTCCTCCCCATGGCCTGCGCACCCTCCGCGGAGCCCGGCTGCGAGGCCGTCCACCCCTGGCACACCGCCACCAGCGCCTTCGCCCACTTCTTCCTGTTCGCCTCGATGGTGCTGCTCAGCCGCGCCGCCAGCCGCGACCGCCGCCGCCTGCCGCTGATCCGCCGCTGGGGCACCCGCGTCCTCGCGCTCGCGCTGCCCGCCGCCGTCCTGACGGTCGGCCCGCTCCTCGGCCACCCCGGCTGGCACGGCGTCCCCCAGCGCACGCACCTGACCCTGGTGGGGGTGTGGTTCGTGCTGCTGTCGGCCGAACTGGCCAGGGCGGCCCGGAGAAGCGGCCGAACGCTCCTCGCACCCACGCGCGGAACGGTGCGACGGCACTGA
- a CDS encoding PTS transporter subunit EIIC yields MTEDKNRATAAAILPLVGGARNITSIAHCMTRLRLGIRDRSLVQDEALKALPAVLGVVEDDTYQIVLGPGTVARVTPELERLAANDSTPTPQPDAPTAPHPGAHIGPEDTPQPAPGPAPTAPAPTAADLAAQGAVLKARQKARNATPVKLFLRRIADIFVPLIPALIGCGIIAGVNGLLTNAGWLPALVPALTAIASGFMSLIAVFVGYNTAKEFGGTPVLGGAVTAVIVFPGVANITAFGQKLSPGQGGVLGALAAALLAAQLEKQLRRRIPEALDVLLTPTLTVLLTGLITVFGLMYAAGEVATAIGAFATWLLAHGGAVAGFLLGGLFLPLVMLGLHQALIPIHTTLIQQQGYTVLLPILAMAGAGQVGAALAVYVRLPRNGSIRTTIKSALPAGFLGVGEPLIYGVSLPLGRPFITACIGGAFGGGTVGLFNQLGDAVGSTAIGPSGWALFPLVKGNHPLGTTVAVYALGLAIGYAVGFVATYLFGFSRQMRTDLNADPQPTDPAASGAREAGTAAPTVPHRGSLDAAHAPLQDAG; encoded by the coding sequence ATGACCGAAGACAAGAACCGCGCCACCGCCGCCGCGATCCTCCCCCTCGTCGGCGGCGCCCGGAACATCACCTCCATCGCCCACTGCATGACCCGCCTCCGCCTGGGCATCCGGGACCGTTCCCTGGTCCAGGACGAGGCTCTGAAGGCGCTCCCGGCCGTACTGGGCGTGGTGGAGGACGACACCTACCAGATCGTGCTGGGTCCCGGCACGGTCGCCCGGGTCACCCCGGAACTGGAACGCCTCGCGGCCAACGACAGCACCCCCACCCCGCAACCGGACGCGCCGACCGCACCACACCCCGGAGCGCACATCGGCCCCGAGGACACCCCGCAACCCGCGCCCGGCCCCGCCCCGACCGCCCCCGCCCCCACCGCCGCCGATCTGGCCGCGCAAGGGGCCGTACTCAAGGCCCGCCAGAAGGCGCGCAACGCCACGCCCGTCAAGCTCTTCCTCCGCCGTATCGCCGACATCTTCGTCCCGCTCATCCCCGCCCTGATCGGCTGCGGCATCATCGCGGGGGTCAACGGCCTCCTGACGAACGCCGGTTGGCTCCCCGCCCTCGTCCCGGCCCTCACCGCCATCGCCTCCGGCTTCATGTCGCTGATCGCGGTCTTCGTCGGCTACAACACCGCGAAGGAGTTCGGCGGTACGCCGGTCCTGGGTGGCGCGGTCACCGCGGTCATCGTCTTCCCGGGCGTCGCCAACATCACCGCGTTCGGCCAGAAGCTCTCCCCCGGCCAGGGGGGTGTCCTCGGCGCCCTCGCTGCCGCCCTCCTCGCCGCCCAGTTGGAGAAGCAGCTCCGCAGACGCATCCCGGAGGCCCTGGACGTCCTCCTCACCCCCACCCTCACCGTCCTCCTCACCGGCCTGATCACCGTCTTCGGCCTGATGTACGCCGCGGGCGAAGTGGCCACGGCCATCGGGGCGTTCGCCACCTGGCTGCTCGCCCACGGCGGCGCCGTCGCCGGTTTCCTCCTCGGCGGCCTCTTCCTCCCCCTGGTCATGCTGGGCCTGCATCAGGCCCTCATCCCCATCCACACCACCCTCATCCAACAACAGGGCTATACGGTCCTGCTGCCGATCCTCGCCATGGCCGGCGCGGGCCAGGTCGGCGCCGCCCTCGCGGTCTACGTCCGCCTCCCCCGCAACGGCTCGATCCGTACGACCATCAAGTCCGCCCTCCCCGCCGGCTTCCTGGGTGTCGGCGAGCCCCTGATCTACGGTGTCTCGCTGCCGCTGGGCCGCCCGTTCATCACCGCCTGCATCGGCGGCGCGTTCGGCGGCGGCACCGTCGGCCTCTTCAACCAACTCGGCGACGCGGTCGGCTCCACCGCCATCGGCCCGTCCGGCTGGGCCCTGTTCCCCCTGGTCAAGGGCAACCACCCGCTCGGCACCACGGTCGCCGTCTACGCCCTCGGCCTCGCCATCGGCTATGCGGTCGGCTTCGTCGCCACGTATCTCTTCGGCTTCAGCAGACAGATGCGTACGGACCTGAACGCCGACCCGCAGCCCACGGACCCGGCGGCATCGGGCGCCAGGGAAGCCGGCACCGCGGCGCCGACCGTCCCCCATCGAGGGAGTCTGGACGCGGCCCACGCGCCACTCCAGGACGCCGGATAG
- a CDS encoding Cmx/CmrA family chloramphenicol efflux MFS transporter: MPAPADRSRLPISVYVLGLSVFALGTSEFMLSGILQPLARDLQVSIPQAGLLVSAFAIGMVVGAPVLAAATLRLPRRTTLIALLAVFGLGQAAGALAPSYAVLFASRVISALACAGFWAVGAAVAVSLVPVTARARAMAVMVGGLSIANIAGVPAGALLGQHAGWRSAFWAVAALSVVGLVGVIALVPYTAVPTGEDRPQLRRELSIYKDKQVWLALIATAMNGAAVFALFSYLSPLLTETAGLAESWVPTVLALFGVGALIGTFIGGRIADAHLFGTLFAGISASTAVLALLALTAHSPVAAVGLSLMLGVTAFTTAPALNARMFNVANAAPTLAGATTTAAFNVGNTLGPWLGGLAISAGWGYPSVAWTGAALAAVAVATTAVAFRLHRATAQSRLIASSSPSPSPTPSPTPAPTTPTPQTANRY, encoded by the coding sequence ATGCCAGCACCAGCCGACCGCTCCCGCCTGCCCATATCCGTCTACGTCCTGGGGCTCTCGGTCTTCGCCCTGGGCACGTCCGAGTTCATGCTCTCCGGCATCCTCCAGCCCCTCGCCCGGGACCTGCAGGTCTCCATCCCGCAAGCCGGACTGCTGGTCTCCGCCTTCGCCATCGGCATGGTGGTCGGCGCCCCCGTACTCGCCGCGGCGACCCTCCGCCTCCCCCGCCGCACCACCCTCATCGCCCTGCTCGCCGTCTTCGGGCTGGGCCAGGCGGCAGGCGCCCTGGCCCCGTCCTACGCCGTCCTCTTCGCCTCCCGCGTCATCAGCGCACTGGCCTGCGCGGGCTTCTGGGCAGTCGGCGCGGCGGTGGCGGTATCGCTCGTACCGGTCACCGCGCGCGCCCGCGCCATGGCCGTCATGGTCGGCGGCCTGAGCATCGCCAACATCGCCGGTGTCCCCGCCGGCGCCCTGCTCGGCCAGCACGCCGGCTGGCGCTCCGCCTTCTGGGCGGTGGCCGCCCTCTCCGTGGTCGGCCTCGTCGGCGTCATCGCCCTCGTCCCGTACACGGCGGTCCCGACCGGCGAGGACCGCCCGCAGCTCCGCCGCGAGCTGAGCATCTACAAGGACAAGCAGGTCTGGCTGGCGCTGATCGCCACGGCCATGAACGGCGCCGCGGTCTTCGCCCTCTTCTCGTACCTCTCCCCGCTCCTCACCGAAACCGCCGGCCTCGCCGAGAGCTGGGTCCCGACGGTGCTCGCGCTCTTCGGCGTCGGCGCGCTGATCGGTACGTTCATCGGCGGGCGCATCGCCGATGCCCACCTCTTCGGCACGCTCTTCGCCGGAATCTCGGCCTCCACCGCCGTACTGGCCCTCCTCGCGCTGACCGCGCACAGCCCGGTCGCCGCCGTGGGCCTCTCCCTCATGCTCGGCGTCACCGCGTTCACCACCGCACCGGCCCTCAACGCCCGGATGTTCAACGTCGCGAACGCCGCACCGACCCTCGCCGGCGCCACCACCACCGCCGCCTTCAACGTCGGCAACACCCTCGGCCCCTGGCTGGGCGGCCTGGCCATCAGCGCGGGCTGGGGCTACCCGTCCGTCGCCTGGACCGGCGCGGCCCTGGCAGCCGTAGCCGTCGCCACCACGGCCGTCGCCTTCCGCCTCCACCGCGCGACCGCCCAGTCCCGGCTGATCGCTTCCTCCTCCCCCTCCCCCTCCCCCACCCCGTCCCCCACACCCGCACCCACCACCCCCACCCCGCAGACCGCCAACCGGTACTGA
- the murQ gene encoding N-acetylmuramic acid 6-phosphate etherase, with product MTSPAAHDPSYATLRAQLDALTTEAFRPDLAEIDRRSTLEIARTMNGEDATVPAAVAARLPEIAAAVDAIAARMARGGRLIYAGAGTAGRLGVLDASECPPTFNTDPSEVLGLIAGGPTAMVSAVEGAEDSKELAVEDLTAIAVADRDTVVGISASGRTPYAIGAVEHARAIGALTIGLSCNADSALAAAAEHGIEIVVGPELLTGSTRLKAGTAQKLVLNMLSTITMIRLGKTYGNLMVDVRASNEKLRARSRRIVALATGATDLEIEAALAETDGEVKNAILVLLGGVDGRRAAGLLRSSRGHLRAALQSAHPAN from the coding sequence ATGACCAGCCCCGCCGCCCACGACCCCAGCTATGCAACTCTCCGTGCCCAGTTGGACGCCCTCACCACGGAAGCCTTCCGGCCCGACCTCGCGGAGATCGACCGGCGCTCCACCCTGGAGATCGCCCGGACGATGAACGGCGAGGACGCCACCGTCCCCGCCGCGGTCGCCGCCCGCCTGCCCGAGATCGCCGCCGCCGTCGATGCCATCGCGGCCCGTATGGCCCGCGGGGGACGGCTGATCTACGCCGGTGCCGGTACGGCGGGCCGCCTCGGTGTGCTGGACGCGAGCGAATGCCCGCCCACGTTCAACACCGACCCCTCCGAGGTCCTCGGCCTCATCGCGGGCGGCCCCACCGCGATGGTCTCGGCCGTCGAGGGTGCCGAGGACAGCAAGGAGCTGGCGGTCGAGGACCTGACCGCGATCGCCGTCGCCGACCGCGACACCGTCGTCGGCATCTCCGCGTCCGGCCGTACGCCGTACGCCATCGGTGCCGTCGAGCACGCCCGCGCCATCGGGGCGCTGACCATCGGCCTTTCCTGCAATGCCGATTCCGCTCTCGCCGCAGCGGCGGAGCACGGCATCGAGATCGTCGTGGGACCCGAGCTGCTGACGGGCTCCACCCGCCTCAAGGCGGGCACGGCCCAGAAGCTCGTCCTCAACATGCTCTCGACCATCACCATGATCCGGCTGGGCAAGACCTACGGGAATCTGATGGTCGACGTCCGCGCCTCCAACGAGAAGCTGCGGGCCCGTTCGCGCCGCATCGTCGCGCTCGCCACGGGCGCCACCGACCTGGAGATCGAGGCCGCTCTCGCGGAGACGGACGGTGAGGTGAAGAACGCCATCCTCGTTCTTCTCGGCGGTGTCGACGGCCGCCGGGCCGCCGGCCTCCTGCGCTCCTCCCGCGGCCACCTACGCGCCGCCCTCCAGTCCGCCCACCCGGCCAACTGA
- a CDS encoding DUF4031 domain-containing protein → MAIYIDPPMWPGHGRMWSHLVSDRSFDELHRFAAEIGAPPRAFERDHYDLPAERYGDAVRAGAVEVGSKELVRRLTEAGLRRPKGRPGA, encoded by the coding sequence GTGGCGATCTATATAGATCCGCCCATGTGGCCTGGACACGGAAGGATGTGGTCACACCTGGTGAGTGATCGCTCGTTCGACGAGCTGCATCGCTTCGCGGCTGAAATCGGCGCGCCGCCGCGGGCGTTCGAGCGCGACCACTACGACCTGCCGGCAGAGCGCTATGGGGACGCGGTGCGGGCGGGAGCCGTGGAGGTCGGGTCCAAGGAACTGGTCCGCCGACTGACGGAAGCGGGGCTGCGACGTCCCAAGGGTCGCCCTGGAGCGTAG
- a CDS encoding MurR/RpiR family transcriptional regulator: protein MNSGVKETFKDETTKPHPETRPEPRSGIRPGIRPASRSAPASPAPAALAAKVRTLAPTMTRSMQRVAEAVASDPAGCAALTVTGLAERTGTSEATVVRTSRLLGYPGYRDLRLALAALAAQQAAGSAPAVTADIAVDDSLIDVVAKLAQEERQCLADTAAALDVTQLEAAVAALAAARRIDVYGIGASNLVAQDLVQKLLRIGLIAHAHSDPHLAVTNAVQMRARDVAIAITHSGRTTDVIEPLRVAFDHGATTIAITGRPDGEIAAYADHILTTSTARESELRPAAMSSRTSQLLVVDCLFIGVAQRTYETAAPALSASYEALAHRHSPRTGH from the coding sequence ATGAACAGCGGAGTGAAGGAAACTTTCAAGGACGAGACCACCAAGCCTCACCCCGAGACCCGGCCCGAGCCCCGATCCGGTATCCGGCCCGGCATCCGCCCTGCGAGCAGATCGGCTCCGGCATCCCCCGCGCCCGCAGCGCTGGCCGCCAAGGTACGCACCCTCGCCCCGACGATGACCCGCTCCATGCAGCGCGTCGCGGAGGCTGTCGCGAGCGACCCCGCCGGCTGCGCCGCCCTCACCGTCACCGGCCTCGCCGAGCGCACCGGCACCAGCGAAGCCACCGTCGTCCGCACCTCCCGGCTGCTCGGCTATCCGGGCTATCGCGATCTGCGCCTGGCGCTGGCCGCGCTCGCCGCGCAGCAGGCGGCCGGCAGCGCGCCCGCGGTGACCGCGGACATAGCGGTCGACGACTCCCTCATCGACGTCGTCGCCAAGCTCGCGCAGGAAGAGCGGCAGTGCCTGGCCGACACCGCAGCCGCGCTGGACGTCACCCAGCTCGAAGCGGCCGTCGCCGCCCTCGCCGCGGCCCGCCGGATCGACGTGTACGGAATAGGGGCCTCCAACCTCGTCGCCCAGGATCTGGTGCAGAAGCTGCTGCGTATCGGCCTGATCGCGCATGCCCACTCGGACCCGCACCTCGCCGTGACCAACGCCGTGCAGATGCGGGCCCGCGACGTCGCCATCGCGATCACCCACTCCGGCCGGACCACCGACGTCATAGAGCCGCTGCGGGTGGCCTTCGACCACGGCGCGACGACCATCGCCATCACCGGCCGCCCGGACGGCGAGATCGCCGCGTACGCCGACCACATCCTGACGACGTCCACGGCTCGCGAGAGCGAGCTGCGCCCCGCCGCGATGTCCTCCCGGACCAGTCAACTCCTGGTGGTCGACTGCCTCTTCATAGGCGTGGCGCAGCGCACGTACGAGACCGCCGCCCCGGCGCTCTCCGCCTCCTACGAGGCGCTGGCCCACCGCCACTCCCCTCGTACCGGCCACTGA
- a CDS encoding DUF397 domain-containing protein, whose amino-acid sequence MKSIPEYDLSTATWHKSSYSGGEGGNCLEVSDDHPGIVPVRDSKVPQGPGLVFRAAAWTAFLAGVKEREAGGDR is encoded by the coding sequence ATGAAGAGCATCCCTGAGTACGACCTGAGCACCGCCACGTGGCACAAGTCCAGCTACAGCGGCGGTGAGGGCGGCAACTGCCTCGAAGTCTCCGACGACCACCCCGGCATCGTTCCGGTTCGCGACTCCAAGGTTCCGCAGGGCCCGGGGCTCGTGTTCCGGGCGGCGGCGTGGACGGCGTTCCTCGCGGGCGTCAAGGAGAGGGAAGCGGGCGGCGACCGCTAG
- a CDS encoding transporter substrate-binding domain-containing protein: MITTRTTKLAALLAVTALTAAACGSSEPPSLFASGKVSVGAKNDQPGTGVVHNYKFSGFDITVAQQILKSVGAEPDFGIVPSEDRAAVLADKKKDLVIATFSITVDRMKELDFAGPYASTYQGLMVRKNDNRIRKPSDLAGKRVCTWPGTTSATTLKGPDGNHIAVYEAPDASSCITDLKTKKVADAVSTDQMILYGFTQENPDLKVVPDITFGSANHYGIAMAKGHRNDCLKLRDALREYVTNNDWSHDFTTSLPSIPAADPTWETDFKPRVETIDSLSCRDTPRT; encoded by the coding sequence ATGATCACCACCCGCACCACGAAACTGGCGGCCCTACTCGCCGTGACCGCCCTCACCGCCGCCGCCTGCGGCTCCTCCGAACCGCCCTCCCTCTTCGCCTCCGGAAAGGTCTCGGTCGGCGCGAAGAACGACCAGCCGGGCACCGGAGTCGTCCACAACTACAAATTCTCCGGATTCGACATCACCGTCGCCCAGCAGATCCTCAAATCCGTGGGCGCCGAACCGGACTTCGGCATCGTGCCGTCGGAGGACCGCGCCGCGGTACTCGCCGACAAAAAGAAGGACCTGGTCATCGCCACCTTCTCGATCACCGTCGACCGCATGAAGGAACTGGACTTCGCCGGACCGTACGCCTCCACCTACCAGGGCCTCATGGTCCGCAAGAACGACAACCGCATCCGCAAGCCGTCCGACCTCGCCGGAAAACGCGTCTGCACCTGGCCCGGCACCACCTCCGCCACCACCCTCAAGGGCCCGGACGGCAACCACATCGCGGTCTACGAAGCCCCCGACGCCTCCAGCTGCATCACCGACCTCAAGACGAAAAAGGTGGCCGACGCGGTCTCCACGGACCAGATGATCCTCTACGGATTCACCCAGGAAAACCCGGACCTCAAGGTCGTCCCCGATATCACCTTCGGCTCCGCGAACCATTACGGCATCGCCATGGCCAAGGGCCACCGCAACGACTGCCTCAAACTCCGCGACGCACTGCGCGAATACGTCACCAACAACGACTGGAGCCACGACTTCACCACGTCCCTCCCCTCCATCCCCGCCGCCGACCCCACCTGGGAAACCGACTTCAAACCCCGCGTGGAAACCATCGACTCCCTCTCCTGCCGCGACACCCCCCGCACCTGA
- a CDS encoding HD domain-containing protein gives MTTLASRWATTVANARAPQAGPDPAPYATNLLARWDEPQRHYHTTDHLAAVLDRIDELADHAEDLPAVQLAAWFHDAVYRPDRSENEERSAALAERALPELGIGAPRTAEVARLVRLTVTHDPADGDRNGEVLCDADLAVLAGSPDRYAAYAAAVRAEYAFVPEPAFRTGRAAVLRQLLALPRLFTTPHGQDHWEQPARHNLTTELSLLTTGT, from the coding sequence ATGACCACCCTGGCCAGCCGCTGGGCCACCACCGTGGCCAACGCCCGCGCTCCCCAGGCGGGCCCCGACCCCGCCCCGTACGCGACGAACCTCCTCGCCCGATGGGACGAGCCCCAGCGCCACTACCACACCACCGACCACCTCGCCGCGGTCCTCGACCGCATCGACGAACTCGCCGACCACGCCGAGGACTTGCCGGCCGTCCAGCTCGCGGCGTGGTTCCACGACGCCGTCTACCGCCCCGACCGCTCGGAGAACGAGGAGCGCAGCGCCGCCCTCGCCGAACGCGCCCTCCCCGAACTCGGTATCGGCGCCCCCCGCACCGCCGAGGTCGCCCGCCTCGTACGCCTCACCGTCACCCACGACCCGGCCGACGGTGACCGCAACGGCGAAGTCCTCTGCGACGCCGACCTCGCCGTACTGGCCGGCTCCCCCGACCGCTACGCCGCCTACGCCGCCGCCGTCCGCGCCGAGTACGCCTTCGTCCCCGAACCCGCCTTCCGGACCGGCCGCGCCGCCGTCCTCCGCCAACTCCTCGCCCTCCCCCGCCTGTTCACGACGCCCCACGGCCAGGACCACTGGGAGCAGCCGGCCCGCCACAACCTCACCACCGAACTCTCCCTCCTGACCACCGGCACCTGA
- a CDS encoding helix-turn-helix domain-containing protein, translated as MPGPKPLDPSSSPRAMLGAELRHQREKAELTQEELGNRLFVSGSFIGQLEAGTRRMHVDIAQQIDQILGTDGYFERNCAAATKSKYPDHFAEAAEAEAIAAEIREYAPQLIPGLLQTPSYARAVFRAYQPTARDDAIDELVTTRMERTRLLDDPTTPLFWAILDEAVVRRKVGSSSVMAAQLRHIASLAWRHRIIVQVLPFSAGAHASSNGALRLMSFEDAPPLAYLEVLGSGKLEDFPPAVARYQLTYDLVGASALSPQESLALVESAAEDYAHEEHP; from the coding sequence ATGCCCGGACCGAAACCCCTCGACCCCTCCTCGTCACCCCGCGCAATGCTCGGCGCCGAATTGCGCCACCAGCGCGAGAAGGCCGAACTCACGCAGGAGGAGCTGGGCAACCGCCTCTTCGTCAGCGGCTCCTTCATCGGCCAGCTGGAGGCGGGCACGCGGCGCATGCACGTCGACATCGCCCAGCAGATAGACCAGATCCTGGGCACGGACGGGTACTTCGAGCGCAACTGCGCAGCGGCGACGAAGTCGAAGTACCCGGACCACTTCGCGGAGGCTGCGGAGGCGGAGGCGATTGCGGCGGAGATCAGGGAGTACGCACCCCAGTTGATCCCAGGGCTGCTGCAAACGCCGTCGTACGCGCGGGCTGTTTTTCGCGCGTACCAGCCAACCGCGCGTGATGACGCCATCGACGAGCTGGTGACTACTCGAATGGAGCGGACACGGCTGCTCGACGATCCAACAACGCCGCTGTTCTGGGCAATCCTCGACGAGGCTGTGGTGCGCCGGAAGGTGGGCAGCTCCAGCGTGATGGCGGCACAGCTGCGCCATATCGCGAGCTTGGCCTGGCGGCACCGGATCATCGTGCAGGTGCTGCCGTTCTCGGCTGGCGCCCACGCCTCGTCGAACGGCGCGTTGAGGCTGATGTCCTTCGAGGACGCACCTCCGCTCGCCTACCTCGAAGTGCTGGGCTCAGGCAAGTTGGAGGACTTTCCACCAGCTGTCGCTCGCTACCAACTGACCTACGATTTGGTTGGGGCCAGCGCACTCTCCCCTCAAGAATCCCTGGCCCTGGTCGAATCAGCGGCGGAGGATTACGCCCATGAAGAGCATCCCTGA